In one window of Arctopsyche grandis isolate Sample6627 chromosome 6, ASM5162203v2, whole genome shotgun sequence DNA:
- the SF2 gene encoding splicing factor 2, which translates to MSGGGSGGGGGGGGGGGGGGGGGGGGRNECRIYVGNLPPDIRTKDIQDLFYKFGKVTFVDLKNRRGPPFAFVEFEDARDADDAVRARDGYDYDGYRLRVEFPRGGGPGGRGGGRGGDRPMGGSRGRGPPARRSEFRVIVSGLPSSGSWQDLKDHMREAGDVCFADAFKDGTGVVEFLRLEDMKYAVKKLDDSRFRSHEGEVSYIRVREDYGGNSGGDRYGSADKEKFRSRSRSYSSRRSSPRYSPVRRVYSRSRSRSRSDY; encoded by the exons ATGTCAGGCGGCGGCAGTGGCGGTGGAGGAGGGGGCGGCGGCGGGGGTGGAGGGGGCGgaggcggcggcggcggcggccgGAACGAGTGTCGCATTTACGTGGGCAATCTGCCGCCAGACATCCGCACCAAGGACATTCAGGACCTCTTCTACAAATTTGGCAAAGTCACTTTCGTCGACCTGAAGAACAGACGAGGGCCCCCCTTCGCCTTCGTCGAGTTCGAAGACGCCAG AGATGCAGATGACGCTGTCAGGGCTCGTGATGGTTACGATTACGATGGATACAGGTTGAGAGTCGAATTCCCAAGAGGTGGTGGACCTGGTGGTCGGGGAGGCGGTAGAGGTGGTGATCGGCCCATGGGTGGTTCGAGAGGACGTGGTCCTCCAGCTAGACGATCAGAGTTCCGTGTCATAGTGAGcg GCCTTCCGAGCTCAGGATCGTGGCAAGATCTGAAAGATCACATGCGCGAGGCGGGTGACGTATGCTTTGCAGATGCTTTCAAAGACGGGACTGGTGTCGTGGAATTTTTGCGATTGGAAGACATGAAATACGCCGTCAAAAAGTTGGACGATTCTCGGTTTCGTTCGCACGAG GGTGAAGTTTCGTACATTCGTGTCAGGGAAGATTACGGTGGTAATAGTGGTGGCGATCGCTATGGCAGTGCTGACAAAGAAAAATTCCG GTCTCGTTCAAGGTCTTACTCGTCTCGTCGGAGCTCTCCTCGATACTCGCCAGTTCGTCGGGTATACAGTCGATCGCGCTCGAGATCCCGTTCCGATTATTAA